The Gossypium hirsutum isolate 1008001.06 chromosome D03, Gossypium_hirsutum_v2.1, whole genome shotgun sequence genomic interval TGATGTTTAAAAATGGTTTTTATGTTAAAAGTTTCAGaaaaataatgttaattaattGTTACTCATAGAGACGTATGCATTAGATATCCGATACTGTCTTGTGCAACATTCAACCACTTTGCTGTTCGGAATCATAATATTAAGTGCTCTGTTTAAAATAGGGATAATGGCACGAAAGACCCTATACTTAAGTGTTTGTTCTATAATACCTATATTTTCGAAATGtccaatttaatttttgtactttgcttcttcttttttaattattttgctcCATTACCCCAACACTGTTTGCTTTTACTGACATGTCGTGTAGGCTAATAAGGGGCTGCCTAACTTTTGACCGGCAATGTAAGGCCCCTTTTAGCAATTcgccctttttctctttttttttttcatagaaAAGATAAAACGTTAGAGTAATCTTAAATAatttctaatatttatttttcgaTATATTGAAAATAAGGAAAGTAATAGGAAAATAAATGTAATACTATCTACTCTATCTATCTTTCTTACAAACCAATTCCTTCAacattttcttctaattttgtAGCTTCTTCGTCTCCTTCTATAGTTTGTTCATCGCTTCAATACTTTCGTTTTCCTTTTAACACCACATTCTCAATTTTTAGttcatatataaaaattaatccaTCAAGATATGTCATGTCAGATtattaagaataaaaattagaTGCAGAAACATATTTGAATCCATTAATATCTTGAGATCGTGAAATCTTATTGTTTTGATATTTCATATCAACAAACAAGTTTTTAAGAGAAAGTGATTCTCTTTTCTAaagataaaaatgtcaaaaaaattatatacatgtaATTCAGAgatcataaccctaatatataacttttatacaTTAATCTCAATTTTTAATTAgtccatcatcaattagaaattaattactaaattacatttttaggatatttttagtgtttttgacATTTGAATAGTAGCCTTAACACCACgatgacattttatttcttctacTTGAGATTTTGAACTAGAATGTGTACTAGAATAAGAGGAATTTTTACTCCAATTTCTTCTTGCATCactcaaattaaaaagaaaaaaaacgaaaaaacTTTAAGAAGGGAAGAATTTATATATGGCATAAATATTAGGGTTCATCGTTTTCGCATATATAAGAGaggaaggattttttttttttcattcaagatAGAAGAAAGGGGCCTCCGACATTTAAGAAGAAAGCAATctagaaaaaaaatgttttttctttcttaattttatcttttttatggaaaaaaagaCGATTGTCGATTGAAAGTTAATAGGCTATCACGTGGCGGCCCCTTATTGGTTAGCACGACACGTCAACTAAAACCATAATTAACAAAAACAAAGTACATTTTAAAAGTATAGGTACCATATTAGAACAAACACTTAAATACAAGAGCCTTTCATGTTATTAGCCCATAAATAAATGGCATATACATCATATGATTATGTTACAATCATGATAACTTACttaaagatattaaatttaattaaaaaaaggttatataatataaatatcaataGATAAAGACGGTTTCTTGTATGCTAatgttttttttcatattttgaattTATGAAAAACTCTAGTGTATTTTTTGATGTTGTCTGATATATTAGGGGCATCACTTAAATAGATATTTTCCCTTAATATATCAGGCGACGCCAAAAATTATacaagtatttttataaatataaaatatatatcatataaaaaatattttttaaagtgaTGCTACCGATATGTCAAGTGATATcgatttcaattttaaaaaagattgcACCAATGCATTGACTCATTGCTTTTCCCAAAGACACATTTCAGCTACTAGTAACAATGTTGAACTAGTGAAAGCTCAACTTTGATTTTTGCAatgactaaattttttttttaaattcacttTGATGTCACTTGACATATTTcactttaaaaaatgatttttttttctttccgtatgatatttattttgtatttaggaAAAATATTCATATCTTTTAGTGCTGCATTATATATTGGTAGcaccatttaaaaaaatatttttttcactaATAATGTTTAGCTAATGAGTGTGTGGAGTTTAAGGTGGTGCCGCTTGACACATTGAAGGCATCCAGAAACACAGTAGAAAACAccctattttcgtaaataatccACAACcatgtaaataaaaaattttatattattttgataaaaaaaaaaggccCTATATGCATTAAGATCACAATGAAGTATGAACTGATAGCAAACATTGTATCCATGGATGATTCTAGATTGAAACTGCACTTGATTAAGATCCTTGCTCCATTCTTTAAGTAGAAAGGTATTTGTCAGAGCGGATTCAGAGATGAGAGCAGCCACCATTAGACATGAAGCCTGCAAaggaaggaagaaaagaaaatagttaGGACAACTGGAGATATATGATAAGATCATCTGTTATGGTTGCAATGAACTTGATGTGTTAAAACATACTTCCTCTTTGCCAACATACACGACTCGTTCTTCGATGTCGGTGAAAGGTATCTTCAATTTCCTTACAGCAGAAAGACCTGTGACTGAGGACACTGGAGATATGATGAGATCATCTGTTATGGTGAACATTGCAGGTCCTTTTATGAACCCAGTACTACTTGAATTGTCATTGTGATGAGACTTTGGGTCCATGACAGTTAAAGCCGAAGAATAAACCGTTTCACCGGGAGAGATAAGTGTCTCATCTGAAGTTGGCATTAGTATGTTCTGGGACCGTGTGAGATAGTAGGGTTGATGCATGTATTCTTCAATGTCTAATGCTTGCCCTTCATATCTAAAACCAGGAGCAAGCTTTGGACTGGTCAGCATTGCTGTTGTTTCCTTAGATACTAAATAGTTCCTAGCATCAAGATCTTGAATGCTATCGTATAGGTGATTTATGCAGCCTGTTGAACTGCCCTTTTGCATTTCTTTTACTATAAAACCGAGTGGAACAGTGAGGAAACTAAAGAGcaaatcaacaaaattttcaCTTGCTTCACAATAGCAAACCCTGTTCTTGGATTTACTCACCATGAGTTTCACATACATCTTCCCATCCTCATTCGATGCCTCCCCTTTTAGTCTTCCGATGCTTACCCGTTCGAGATCTCCTGTATCGTTTAGCGAAAGAACTGGGATATGATCTAACAGAGCTTCCGTCAAAGGTGTCTTTGATACTAGCAAACACTTGAGCAAGTTTAAAGCCTGAAagaagacaagagataatcaattttaGGACTAAGTATTATTACATAAACAGATCAGTATACCATTAGTTGGTAATCACCTCGAGTTTTCCCATCGAAAAAGTCCTATCATCGACGACACTCATGTCCTCGATCCCAAGCtcagaaaacaaagaaaagctTGCCGCAGTTGATGGAGTCATTATACGCAATTCATCGCTTATCATCAATCGAATCGGTCCTTTGACAAACACTCCTCGGTCTTTGTCATCAGAACTTACTCTCCTAGTTTTATTCTCGACCAAATCTACCGGATACATTTGCTCTCCGCACCAACAAATAGCATCTGGATAATGACTTAGTAGCTTATAACCTGAATTGCGACAACCAGTCCTTGAGCAAAGAAAATATCTTAGGGATGCACCATCATGGATTGCCAGTTTCAGGTTCTTGCATTGAGCAGCTGCTCCGTTTCGCGGGTACAGCAACATGGTCTTGCAGGCTTTCGTTCGAAGATACAGAGCATCGAGAATCTCGACGCTGTTATATAAGTTATTCATACATCCTATATTCGTTGTCGGCCCTCGATTCCGGGTGAGCCTAACTATAGTTCCCATTGGCATTGTCAAGAAACTGAAGAGAACATCAACAAACTTGTCATCAGATTCAACAAAAACAACTCTATCCTTTGTCTTGTCTACCACAACTTTCAAGCAGATAACGGTGTCGTCGTCCATGGTCGGCAGTTCCGGTTCCGGCCTCGTTTTTCTGATGGAAAAACTCATTATCAAACCCTTGAATTAGTCCTGATCCCTGCAAAATAAAACTGCATACTAAAACAAGTTTCCCCAAATCTAAATGAAAACTTAAAAAGGTTAGATACAAATTTAGACTTGTTAATAATTGGATTTTCAGAGGATTGATTGTTAGAATCATAAAAATTAAGCTCTTAAAGCTTGTTAACTTAAAATGAGGGTTTgactaaaaaaaacatataaagaaAAGCAATCCTAAAACATTGTTCTTTTAAATGGATAAAACTTTTAATTTGCTTGTAAATTCAAAACTGTACTTTATGACTATGTTTTGGGTTCTCATTGAAACAGAAACACTTGTTCAAGTTTTAATTTctgaagaaaaaaaacataatagtAACCAGAAGCAGAAActgggaaaaaaaaagagagcccAAAATTCTGCAAAATAAACTAGAAAACTTGCCTGTGAAACAATGGTAGCTGGAGAGAAAAGCTTTACCAAAAAGAAGCAAAGGAACAACAGTCTTAAAAGCACTGATTCTATGAAGAGTAAAGGAAGAAAAGGACTGATAGGGGAGTCTAAAACATTATTGTTTTGTCAATTATGATCActttattgattaaaatttaaaaaagaaaaaagaaagttgtTTGCTTGACGAGTACTTGTACAGTCCACAATCGGGTGGTTGACTTGGCGGTCTTCCTCAACACAACAAACGATCATCGTTTTGTCTCATTTTGTTTGGGGGATCAGATTAGATGTTCGAATTTACTATTTATAATAATTCAGATTGATTCGAATGAGCCTGAGATCAAAATTTTCTTATCTAAATTCAGTTTTGATCGCACCTATATTTCTTACATTTTAGCATATcagaatttaattataatatcttttatagattaaaatataaattcattatgtattaatttaaaattttataattttggaaAGATTAAacgaaaaaatttatttttaagggGATAAGTaaagttttattatatattaatttgaattaataacatttcattatGAAAGGGCGAAAGTGCAATCTCACTATatattgatttataatttatctatttataagaagattaaattgaaaaaaaaatcatttttgggaaccaAGTGCCTAATCTCTAGACTTATTTATGGATTGGATAACTCACTCAGACCTGAAGGTCTACCTGAAATTTAGAAAGAATTGGACAAAAATATTATGCCCAAAAAATGGGTCTAGGCAAAAAATTAAGCCCATTTTAAATATGAGCCGAGCTCGGATTTGAACATTTAAGGCTTGAACTTGGCCCAGcccattttaagtttataatctttatattatgttatttttatatactatataatttagaacacattaaaaaaataaacatatactaaacatataatattactctaatgtaaatattaaaataatgttaagatgattatataaaaaattttaataaataaaaaatatataaaattattaaatattaaaataaataatataaatatttttttaaaaaattaaaatataatatgggTAGGCCTAAAATGAGTTTGGGTTAGTTTTTTGCAAATATGGATgggtttagacaaaattttagacccaaATTTCGAGCTGAGTCAGAATTGGACaagcataaaatatattaatataatgttTAGACCCGACCTGAACTAGActcatgagcacctctactaTTCTCTTTAGATTCGCCATTGTTCATACCATTTTCCAATTTATATGgtgacttatatatatatatatccaaggcaattttttttttgtttaattatgtCAAATGTACATGTACTCTTTtgacatttaaattttaattttgagacattgagtctttatattttttatttaaaaattttggtccCTCCATTACATTTTGTCATTAAAGTTAACAAAGtcaaagttaaaataattttttaactcaTTT includes:
- the LOC107950220 gene encoding uncharacterized protein: MSFSIRKTRPEPELPTMDDDTVICLKVVVDKTKDRVVFVESDDKFVDVLFSFLTMPMGTIVRLTRNRGPTTNIGCMNNLYNSVEILDALYLRTKACKTMLLYPRNGAAAQCKNLKLAIHDGASLRYFLCSRTGCRNSGYKLLSHYPDAICWCGEQMYPVDLVENKTRRVSSDDKDRGVFVKGPIRLMISDELRIMTPSTAASFSLFSELGIEDMSVVDDRTFSMGKLEALNLLKCLLVSKTPLTEALLDHIPVLSLNDTGDLERVSIGRLKGEASNEDGKMYVKLMVSKSKNRVCYCEASENFVDLLFSFLTVPLGFIVKEMQKGSSTGCINHLYDSIQDLDARNYLVSKETTAMLTSPKLAPGFRYEGQALDIEEYMHQPYYLTRSQNILMPTSDETLISPGETVYSSALTVMDPKSHHNDNSSSTGFIKGPAMFTITDDLIISPVSSVTGLSAVRKLKIPFTDIEERVVYVGKEEASCLMVAALISESALTNTFLLKEWSKDLNQVQFQSRIIHGYNVCYQFILHCDLNAYRAFFFYQNNIKFFIYMVVDYLRK